A genomic region of Halomonas aestuarii contains the following coding sequences:
- the nosR gene encoding transcriptional regulator NosR, translated as MSPRRPRLVSTIRWLLLCLLSLCLTSPALAVTTSELQAGFPGANRLASADTEWPVSEVYAGDELLGYVFETVDVAPIPAYSGKPVNLLVGIDTTGQLTLAKVLDHSEPIMLVGIPEEKLQNFAGAHTNFSVNDNPKIGDNLDAISGATVTVIVVNDTIMRAARQVAAGLGIIEDPSAQPAATVKPDVFAAADWQTLTGDGTIRRLRLTHGQVDEAFVGTPAEDYLRTPAPAGKTFIDLYYTYLNAPMAGRNLLGESRYDALMESLAPGEHAVALMANGDYSFKGSGYVRGGIFDRIEVSQDGRTITFHDLDHQRVGSFDVAGMPRMEEKDIFIIREQAGFDPGRPWQLDLLVRRASGPLDSEFTRFSADYSIPDAYVERPEPLVERPIWVQVWYDKAFQIAVLGLGLAVLTGVMLFQDVLVRYPRILEPLRIGFLVYTLVFIGWYALAQLSVVNILTFAHALITDFSWSSFLIDPMMFILWAFVAVSLLLWGRGVFCGWLCPFGALQDLVNKAARKLGVKQIEVPFGLHERLWAIKYIILLALFALSLHSLGTAERYAEVEPFKTAITLRFQRDWPFVLYALGLVVVSAFNHKFYCRYVCPLGAGLAIPSRLRLFDWLKRHRGSCGTPCQICAQECEVGAIHPDGRINANECHYCLDCQVTYWDDQRCPPMVKRRKRYEKAARVSGKGSAGTFDPAAPGAEGAMLQRIPIHHEE; from the coding sequence ATGTCACCACGTCGGCCCCGACTTGTCTCGACGATCAGATGGCTGCTGTTGTGCCTGCTGAGCCTCTGCCTGACCTCCCCGGCCCTGGCGGTGACAACGAGCGAGTTGCAGGCCGGCTTCCCCGGGGCCAACCGGCTTGCGTCCGCCGACACCGAATGGCCGGTCAGCGAGGTCTATGCCGGCGACGAGTTGCTCGGCTACGTCTTCGAGACCGTGGATGTGGCACCGATTCCCGCTTACTCCGGCAAGCCGGTCAACCTGCTGGTCGGCATCGACACCACCGGTCAGCTGACGCTCGCCAAGGTGCTTGATCACTCCGAGCCGATCATGCTGGTGGGCATCCCCGAGGAGAAGCTGCAGAATTTCGCCGGCGCCCATACCAATTTCAGCGTCAACGATAACCCCAAGATCGGTGACAACCTGGACGCCATCTCCGGCGCCACGGTCACGGTGATCGTCGTCAACGACACCATCATGCGTGCCGCCCGCCAGGTCGCCGCCGGCCTGGGCATCATCGAGGACCCTTCCGCCCAGCCCGCCGCCACGGTCAAGCCGGATGTCTTCGCAGCGGCCGACTGGCAGACCCTGACCGGTGACGGCACCATCCGCCGCCTTCGACTGACTCACGGCCAGGTGGACGAGGCCTTCGTCGGCACGCCGGCGGAAGACTACCTGCGCACCCCGGCGCCCGCGGGCAAGACCTTCATCGATCTCTACTATACGTACCTGAACGCTCCCATGGCCGGGCGCAACCTGCTCGGCGAGTCCCGCTACGACGCCCTGATGGAGAGCCTCGCGCCTGGCGAGCACGCCGTCGCTCTGATGGCCAACGGCGACTACTCCTTCAAGGGCTCGGGGTACGTGCGCGGCGGCATCTTCGATCGCATCGAGGTGAGCCAGGACGGTCGCACCATCACCTTCCACGACCTGGACCATCAGCGGGTGGGCAGTTTCGATGTCGCGGGCATGCCGCGCATGGAGGAGAAGGACATCTTCATCATCCGCGAGCAGGCCGGCTTCGACCCCGGCCGGCCCTGGCAACTGGACCTGCTGGTGCGTCGCGCCTCGGGCCCGCTGGACAGCGAGTTCACGCGCTTCAGCGCCGACTACAGCATTCCCGACGCCTACGTCGAGCGCCCCGAGCCGTTGGTGGAGCGGCCCATCTGGGTGCAGGTCTGGTACGACAAGGCCTTCCAGATCGCCGTGTTGGGCCTGGGCCTCGCGGTGCTCACCGGGGTCATGCTGTTCCAGGACGTGCTGGTGCGCTATCCACGCATCCTCGAACCGCTGCGCATCGGCTTTCTGGTCTACACCCTGGTATTCATCGGCTGGTACGCCCTGGCCCAGCTCTCGGTGGTCAATATCCTGACCTTCGCCCATGCGCTGATCACCGACTTCAGCTGGAGCTCGTTCTTGATCGACCCGATGATGTTCATCCTCTGGGCGTTCGTGGCGGTCAGCCTGCTGCTGTGGGGACGCGGCGTGTTCTGCGGCTGGCTGTGCCCCTTCGGGGCCCTCCAGGATCTAGTCAACAAGGCGGCGCGCAAGCTGGGCGTCAAGCAGATCGAAGTCCCCTTCGGCCTGCACGAGCGGTTATGGGCGATCAAGTACATCATCCTGCTGGCGCTGTTCGCCCTCTCGCTGCACTCCCTGGGCACCGCCGAACGGTACGCCGAGGTCGAACCCTTCAAGACCGCTATCACCCTGCGCTTCCAGCGCGACTGGCCCTTCGTGCTCTACGCCTTGGGACTGGTGGTGGTCTCGGCGTTCAACCACAAGTTCTACTGCCGCTACGTCTGCCCGCTGGGCGCCGGCCTGGCGATTCCCTCGCGGCTGCGGCTGTTCGACTGGCTCAAGCGCCACCGTGGCAGCTGCGGCACGCCGTGTCAGATCTGCGCGCAGGAGTGCGAGGTCGGCGCCATCCACCCCGATGGGCGCATCAACGCCAACGAATGCCACTACTGTCTCGACTGCCAGGTCACCTACTGGGATGACCAGCGCTGCCCGCCGATGGTCAAGCGACGCAAGCGCTACGAGAAGGCGGCCCGGGTCTCCGGCAAGGGCTCCGCCGGGACCTTCGACCCCGCAGCCCCCGGCGCCGAGGGTGCCATGCTGCAGCGTATTCCGATCCATCACGAGGAGTGA
- the ubiT gene encoding ubiquinone anaerobic biosynthesis accessory factor UbiT codes for MTLPLPSLSLARPPAPGRLIRILDPRVPLAVKRRLVEPVFNRTFAEPLAEGEFDALEDRRISLAIEDLGVVLTLGLEHRRLVLCREPGEATIRGGWREFLCLATRREDPDSLFFQRRLLIEGDTELGLMVKNLLDGREEGLAQGRLGAWLVRLERLAARGR; via the coding sequence ATGACCCTGCCCCTTCCGTCACTGTCGCTTGCGCGCCCGCCCGCCCCGGGGCGTCTCATCCGCATTCTGGATCCTCGCGTCCCCCTGGCCGTCAAGCGCCGCCTGGTGGAGCCGGTGTTCAACCGCACCTTCGCCGAGCCGCTCGCGGAGGGCGAGTTCGACGCCCTGGAGGATCGCCGTATCAGCCTGGCCATCGAGGACCTCGGCGTGGTCCTGACGCTGGGCCTCGAGCACCGGCGCCTGGTCCTCTGCCGGGAGCCCGGTGAGGCGACCATCCGCGGCGGCTGGCGCGAGTTCCTCTGCCTGGCCACCCGGCGCGAGGATCCCGATAGCCTGTTCTTCCAGCGTCGCCTGCTGATCGAGGGCGACACTGAGCTTGGCCTGATGGTCAAGAACCTGCTCGACGGGCGCGAGGAGGGCCTGGCCCAGGGCCGCCTCGGCGCATGGCTGGTGCGCCTCGAGCGCCTGGCCGCCCGCGGACGCTGA
- a CDS encoding sensor histidine kinase, translating into MSALLRRLGRLVHSLYARIAVVYLTSLLLLSVAAAWIAISQFDQLEREFLQRQEIDLADNLARVMRPGLDAGADSDAAREIARHIASINPSLSLYVLDAEGAVIADFTESACGLGGRVERDSLEALLGEDPMLPVLAASPCGGRPGIFSVARIVHGEGQRPGYLYVDLTSASRASMVAMLRTSSITRTLVAAGLLALLISGIFGLVWFALLTRRFSQLTTAVQRFAEGDYGERVAVPRDDEIGRLAGAFNDMAGTIEAQLAALRETDRQRRELVANLSHDFRTPLTSLRGYAEQLLERDEVSPGERKRALGAILDNADRLTRLAEQLSTQARLDAHDRPLACEPFSLAELAHDIVGKFQPQAGKLGVSLQVVGDPSLPWVEADLGLIDRALSNLVENALHATPAGGWVRLELDQAREGVRLAVVDNGIGIAAGEVPLVTQRFYRTRGSQARGEGSGLGLSIVREICERHGMTLSIDSRQGVGTRVSLLLPYASGRGA; encoded by the coding sequence ATGAGCGCCTTGCTGCGGCGCCTCGGACGCCTGGTTCACAGCCTCTATGCGCGTATCGCCGTGGTCTATCTGACCAGCCTGCTGCTGCTGTCGGTGGCCGCCGCCTGGATCGCCATCAGCCAGTTCGACCAGCTGGAACGCGAGTTCCTGCAGCGCCAGGAGATCGACCTCGCCGACAACCTCGCGCGCGTCATGCGGCCGGGGCTCGACGCCGGGGCCGACAGTGACGCCGCCCGCGAGATCGCCCGGCACATCGCCTCGATCAACCCCTCGCTGTCGCTGTACGTGCTCGACGCCGAGGGAGCGGTGATCGCCGACTTCACCGAGTCGGCCTGTGGCCTGGGGGGGCGGGTGGAGCGCGACTCGCTGGAGGCCCTGCTCGGCGAGGACCCCATGCTGCCGGTGCTGGCCGCCTCGCCCTGCGGAGGGCGGCCCGGGATCTTTTCCGTGGCGCGGATCGTCCATGGTGAGGGGCAGCGTCCCGGCTACCTGTATGTCGATCTCACCAGTGCCAGCCGCGCCTCGATGGTGGCCATGCTGCGCACCAGCTCGATCACCCGCACCCTGGTTGCGGCCGGCCTGCTGGCGCTGCTGATCTCCGGCATCTTCGGCCTGGTCTGGTTCGCCCTGCTGACCCGGCGGTTCTCGCAGCTGACCACGGCGGTGCAACGCTTCGCCGAGGGCGACTATGGCGAGCGGGTCGCCGTGCCGCGGGACGACGAGATCGGCCGTCTGGCGGGGGCCTTCAACGACATGGCGGGCACCATCGAGGCCCAGCTCGCGGCCCTGCGGGAGACCGATCGTCAGCGCCGCGAGCTGGTGGCCAACCTGTCCCATGACTTTCGCACTCCGCTGACCTCGCTGCGCGGCTACGCCGAGCAGCTGCTGGAGCGTGACGAGGTGTCCCCCGGGGAGCGGAAGCGGGCGCTGGGCGCGATCCTCGACAATGCCGATCGCCTGACGCGCCTGGCCGAGCAGCTGTCGACCCAGGCTCGGCTGGATGCCCATGACAGGCCGCTGGCGTGCGAGCCGTTCTCGCTGGCGGAGCTCGCCCACGACATCGTCGGCAAGTTCCAGCCTCAGGCCGGCAAGCTGGGGGTCTCGCTCCAGGTGGTCGGGGATCCCTCGCTGCCCTGGGTCGAGGCGGACCTCGGCCTGATCGATCGCGCCCTGTCGAACCTCGTCGAGAATGCCCTGCACGCGACCCCCGCCGGGGGCTGGGTCCGGCTCGAGCTCGACCAGGCGCGGGAGGGCGTCAGGCTGGCGGTCGTCGACAACGGGATCGGCATCGCGGCCGGGGAGGTGCCGCTGGTGACGCAGCGGTTCTATCGCACCCGGGGCAGCCAGGCGCGGGGCGAGGGCTCTGGGCTGGGTCTGTCCATCGTACGCGAGATCTGCGAGCGGCACGGCATGACGCTGTCCATCGACAGCCGCCAGGGGGTGGGCACCCGGGTCAGCCTGCTGCTGCCCTATGCCTCGGGGCGAGGGGCCTGA
- a CDS encoding Rrf2 family transcriptional regulator gives MHLTRFTDYSLRVLIYLAIKGEQRSTITEIAERFDISRNHLMKVVQDLNHQGYITAIRGKNGGLLLKRDPETIRLGELVRDTERDLSLVECFGDENECVITPACRLKPILAEALAAFLAVLDQYTLADLLGPQRPGLVQLLHLEDATSPIAPPQAPRPEA, from the coding sequence ATGCATCTGACCCGATTCACCGACTACTCGCTGCGCGTGCTGATCTACCTGGCCATCAAGGGCGAGCAGCGCTCGACCATCACCGAGATCGCCGAGCGTTTCGATATCTCCCGCAACCACCTGATGAAGGTGGTGCAGGACCTCAACCATCAGGGCTACATCACCGCCATCCGTGGCAAGAACGGCGGCCTGCTGCTCAAGCGCGACCCTGAGACGATCCGGCTGGGCGAGCTGGTGCGCGACACCGAACGAGACCTGAGCCTGGTGGAGTGCTTCGGCGACGAAAACGAATGCGTGATCACGCCCGCCTGCCGGCTCAAGCCGATCCTGGCCGAGGCGCTCGCCGCCTTCCTCGCCGTGCTCGACCAGTACACCCTGGCCGACCTCCTCGGCCCGCAGCGTCCCGGGCTGGTGCAACTGCTGCACCTCGAGGACGCGACCTCGCCGATCGCCCCGCCTCAGGCCCCTCGCCCCGAGGCATAG
- a CDS encoding NnrS family protein: MLKNPANDPGQADGPRRLDRRPAWALFFPLAALHAALAVPFSLAAMFGGLPALATPAAHGRELLFGFALAVMAGYLLGPLPPRRLALLAGLWLVGRLGGLAGDPAWPMLLADAAFALLLAARLVPRFLAAKKWRNRLLSPLLGLLCLLAVASLVVRLAFPGLASPLLHQGVLWVLLLMAFMGGRVIAPAVNGHRMARHRVAGVGVQPRVEAALIGLLVAAGLLAIRPLLWPVAGVMLALAGAVILVRLWRWAPWRLRGRPDLLGLLLGYAWLGVGALLVAGDLLAGNSPSGRLHAVTVGALGTLASGIMLRQAILRAKGRPGEEHWLPWLAVLFSLAAGLRLAFPLAGPPVLWGSAGCWSLAWLLVAWRLLHWRRRGTAAAMPSPVST; this comes from the coding sequence ATGTTAAAGAATCCTGCCAATGATCCAGGGCAAGCCGACGGCCCGCGACGGCTGGATCGGCGTCCTGCCTGGGCGCTGTTCTTTCCCCTCGCCGCCCTGCATGCGGCGCTGGCGGTGCCGTTCTCGCTGGCGGCGATGTTCGGTGGGCTGCCGGCCCTGGCAACGCCAGCGGCCCACGGTCGTGAACTGTTGTTCGGCTTTGCCCTGGCGGTGATGGCGGGCTATCTGCTGGGCCCCCTGCCGCCTCGCCGTCTGGCCCTCCTGGCGGGATTGTGGCTGGTCGGGCGTCTCGGTGGGCTGGCGGGCGATCCGGCCTGGCCCATGCTGCTGGCCGATGCCGCCTTTGCCCTGCTGCTGGCTGCCCGGCTGGTCCCGCGCTTCCTGGCGGCCAAGAAATGGCGCAACCGCCTGCTCTCGCCGCTGCTCGGTCTGCTCTGCCTGCTGGCGGTGGCCAGCCTGGTAGTGCGCCTGGCCTTCCCGGGCCTGGCCTCGCCCCTGCTCCATCAGGGGGTGCTCTGGGTGCTGCTGCTCATGGCCTTCATGGGCGGACGGGTGATAGCCCCGGCGGTGAACGGCCACCGGATGGCGCGCCACCGGGTGGCCGGGGTCGGTGTCCAGCCGCGGGTCGAGGCGGCCCTGATCGGCCTGCTGGTCGCCGCCGGGCTCCTGGCGATCCGGCCGCTGCTGTGGCCGGTCGCCGGCGTGATGCTGGCGCTGGCGGGGGCGGTGATCCTGGTGCGGCTCTGGCGCTGGGCGCCCTGGCGGCTTCGGGGTCGGCCGGACCTGCTCGGCCTGCTGCTTGGCTATGCCTGGCTGGGCGTGGGGGCCCTGCTGGTGGCGGGCGATCTCCTGGCGGGGAACTCGCCGTCGGGCCGGCTCCATGCGGTCACCGTGGGAGCGCTCGGCACCCTGGCCAGCGGCATCATGCTGCGCCAGGCGATCCTGAGGGCCAAGGGTCGCCCCGGGGAGGAGCATTGGCTGCCGTGGCTGGCCGTGCTCTTCAGCCTGGCGGCGGGGCTGCGCCTCGCGTTCCCCCTGGCCGGCCCGCCGGTGCTGTGGGGTTCGGCGGGGTGCTGGAGCCTGGCCTGGCTGCTGGTGGCGTGGCGACTCCTGCACTGGCGGCGTCGGGGGACCGCCGCTGCCATGCCGTCTCCGGTCTCGACTTGA
- a CDS encoding c-type cytochrome, with translation MKSLLAVALLGGALLAMDAQAAGDPAAGEGKVAACAACHGSDGNATAPIYPNLAGQNVAYLENALKAYRAGERGGGMSMMMTPQAQSLSDEDIADIAAYYGSLTP, from the coding sequence ATGAAGTCACTCCTCGCTGTAGCCCTGCTGGGCGGCGCCCTCCTGGCCATGGACGCCCAGGCCGCCGGCGATCCCGCCGCCGGGGAAGGCAAGGTCGCCGCCTGCGCCGCCTGTCACGGCAGCGACGGCAATGCCACCGCACCGATCTATCCGAACCTGGCCGGCCAGAATGTCGCCTACCTCGAGAACGCCCTCAAGGCCTACCGGGCCGGTGAACGGGGCGGTGGCATGTCCATGATGATGACCCCCCAGGCGCAGTCGCTGTCCGATGAGGACATCGCCGACATCGCCGCCTACTACGGCAGCCTCACGCCCTGA
- the hemN gene encoding oxygen-independent coproporphyrinogen III oxidase: MQDTLPFIRSLVEKYDRPGPRYTSYPTAPQFQAAFAEDDYRAAAERSNRAETPKPLSAYVHIPFCESLCYYCACNKIITHNRERAAEYLAWLKREIELQGALFDESRRMTQLHLGGGTPTYLSNDQLGELMAALDEAFHFAEPEAREFSLEVDPRTVTPEQIHELRALGFNRLSFGVQDFDPRVQEAVNRVQSEAQVVALVAAAREAGFQSVSVDLIYGLPLQTVASFDETLTKIIALRPDRIATYSYAHLPELFKAQRLIRPEDMPPPERKVELLELIIRRLTAAGYVYIGMDHFALPEDELSLARENGTLQRNFQGYSTHADCDLIGLGNTAIGKVGDTYSQNVKETAQYQARLEAGRLPVMRGYRLNADDRLRRDVINALMCHGRIDVAEIEAAHGIDFRETFADALEELEEMADDGLLAISDTAIEVRPAGRLMMRNAAMAFDAYLSHSPGRYSRTV, translated from the coding sequence ATGCAAGACACCCTGCCGTTCATCCGCTCCCTGGTCGAGAAGTACGATCGCCCCGGTCCGCGCTATACCTCCTATCCCACGGCGCCGCAGTTCCAGGCGGCCTTCGCCGAGGACGACTACCGGGCCGCCGCCGAGCGCAGCAACCGGGCCGAGACGCCCAAGCCGCTGTCGGCCTACGTGCACATCCCCTTCTGCGAGAGCCTCTGCTACTACTGCGCCTGCAACAAGATCATCACCCACAACCGTGAGCGGGCGGCGGAGTACCTCGCCTGGCTCAAGCGGGAGATCGAGCTCCAGGGGGCGCTGTTCGACGAGTCGCGCCGCATGACGCAGCTTCACCTGGGCGGCGGCACCCCGACCTACCTGAGCAACGACCAGCTCGGCGAGCTGATGGCGGCCCTCGACGAGGCCTTCCACTTCGCCGAGCCCGAGGCGCGGGAGTTCTCCCTGGAGGTGGACCCGCGCACCGTGACCCCCGAGCAGATCCACGAGCTGCGAGCGCTGGGCTTCAATCGCCTGAGCTTCGGCGTGCAGGACTTCGACCCGCGGGTCCAGGAGGCGGTCAACCGGGTGCAGAGCGAGGCCCAGGTGGTGGCGCTGGTGGCGGCGGCCCGCGAGGCCGGCTTCCAGTCGGTGAGCGTCGACCTGATCTACGGCCTGCCGCTGCAGACCGTGGCGAGCTTCGACGAGACCCTGACCAAGATCATCGCCCTGCGCCCGGACCGCATCGCCACCTACAGCTATGCCCACCTGCCGGAGCTGTTCAAGGCCCAGCGGCTGATCCGTCCCGAGGACATGCCGCCGCCGGAGCGCAAGGTCGAGCTGCTGGAGCTGATCATCCGCCGCCTGACCGCGGCGGGTTATGTCTACATCGGCATGGACCACTTCGCCCTGCCCGAGGACGAGCTCTCGCTGGCCCGCGAGAACGGCACCCTGCAGCGCAACTTCCAGGGCTACTCCACGCATGCCGACTGCGACCTGATCGGCCTGGGCAATACCGCCATCGGCAAGGTGGGCGACACCTACAGCCAGAACGTCAAGGAGACCGCCCAGTACCAGGCGCGCCTCGAGGCGGGCCGGCTGCCGGTGATGCGCGGCTACCGCCTCAACGCCGACGACCGGCTGCGTCGGGACGTGATCAACGCCCTGATGTGCCACGGACGCATCGACGTCGCCGAGATCGAGGCGGCCCATGGCATCGACTTCCGCGAGACCTTCGCCGATGCCCTCGAGGAACTCGAGGAGATGGCGGACGACGGCCTGCTGGCGATCTCCGACACCGCTATCGAGGTGCGCCCCGCCGGGCGGCTGATGATGCGCAACGCCGCCATGGCCTTCGATGCCTACCTGAGCCACAGCCCGGGACGCTACTCCCGTACCGTCTGA
- a CDS encoding molybdopterin-binding protein: MTHPTDPGRRRFLTRGLLAGGTLMLAGCDRLSRSDAMQRLFSASEGLTQQAHRLLASREALAREYGPDDIAPTFRANGTTMPREVDYLRLAANDFRDWRLEVQGLVERPQAFSLDDLRALPARTQITRHDCVEGWSCIGQWTGAVLGEVLARVGVRDEARFVVFHCADRYHGGDRYYESLDLREAYHPQTLLAYELNGGDLPVANGAPLRLRAERQLGYKMAKYVMRIELVASFAHLGRGRGGYWEDRGYRWWAGI, from the coding sequence ATGACGCACCCCACTGATCCCGGCCGCCGCCGATTCCTGACCCGCGGCCTGCTGGCCGGCGGCACGCTGATGCTGGCGGGCTGCGACCGGCTCTCGCGCAGCGACGCCATGCAGCGCCTCTTCTCCGCCAGCGAGGGCCTGACCCAGCAGGCCCATCGCCTGCTGGCCTCCCGGGAGGCCCTGGCCCGGGAATACGGCCCCGATGACATCGCTCCGACCTTCCGCGCCAACGGCACGACCATGCCCCGGGAGGTCGACTACCTGCGCCTGGCCGCCAACGACTTCCGCGACTGGCGCCTCGAGGTCCAGGGCCTGGTCGAACGCCCCCAGGCCTTCTCCCTCGACGACCTGCGGGCGCTGCCCGCCCGCACCCAGATCACCCGCCACGACTGCGTCGAGGGCTGGAGCTGCATCGGCCAGTGGACCGGCGCGGTGCTGGGCGAAGTGCTGGCCCGGGTGGGAGTACGTGACGAGGCGCGTTTCGTGGTGTTCCACTGCGCCGACCGCTACCACGGGGGTGATCGCTACTACGAGAGCCTCGACCTGCGCGAGGCCTACCATCCGCAGACCCTGCTGGCCTATGAGCTCAACGGCGGCGACCTGCCCGTCGCCAACGGCGCGCCCTTGCGCCTGCGCGCCGAACGTCAGCTGGGCTACAAGATGGCCAAGTACGTCATGCGTATCGAACTGGTCGCAAGCTTCGCCCACCTCGGCCGTGGCCGAGGTGGCTACTGGGAAGATCGTGGCTACCGTTGGTGGGCGGGGATCTGA
- a CDS encoding cytochrome b/b6 domain-containing protein: MRLLGTTPNARRPTVIKRHSAFTRFWHWINVVCLAILLMSGLQIFNAHPALYWGKDSTFEAPSLSIGAMRDEDGSLRGITRIGDFRFDTTGVLGVSGPGTDRERRAFPAWATLPGPRWLAMGRQWHFLAGWLFAPLLAAYLLYLVASGQLRRRLLPRRHEWSRIGHVIGKHLRLRFPRGEEARHYNLLQKLAYLLVLFVVAPLVVLTGLTMSPTMDAAWPWLLDLFGGRQSARTLHFIAAATLLAFFVVHVLLVLVSGVGNNLRSMITGRYALPPDHILPPQKETRDDAPH, translated from the coding sequence ATGCGACTCCTCGGCACCACACCCAACGCTCGCCGGCCGACGGTGATCAAGCGTCACTCGGCATTTACCCGATTCTGGCACTGGATCAACGTCGTCTGCCTGGCGATCCTGCTGATGAGCGGCCTGCAGATCTTCAATGCCCATCCGGCCCTGTACTGGGGCAAGGATTCCACCTTCGAGGCCCCGTCGCTGTCGATCGGCGCCATGCGCGACGAGGACGGCTCGCTACGCGGCATCACCCGTATCGGCGACTTCCGCTTCGACACCACCGGCGTGCTGGGCGTCTCGGGGCCAGGCACCGATCGCGAGCGTCGTGCCTTCCCCGCCTGGGCGACGCTGCCAGGCCCCCGCTGGCTGGCCATGGGGCGCCAGTGGCACTTCCTCGCCGGCTGGCTCTTCGCCCCGCTCCTCGCCGCCTACCTGCTCTATCTGGTGGCCAGCGGCCAGCTGCGACGGCGCCTGCTGCCGCGACGCCACGAGTGGTCACGCATCGGCCACGTCATCGGCAAGCATCTGCGGCTGCGCTTTCCGCGGGGCGAGGAGGCACGCCACTACAACCTGCTGCAGAAGCTGGCCTACCTGCTGGTGCTGTTCGTCGTCGCCCCGCTGGTGGTGCTCACCGGGCTGACCATGTCGCCGACAATGGATGCCGCCTGGCCCTGGCTGCTGGATCTCTTCGGGGGCCGGCAGAGCGCCCGGACTCTGCACTTCATCGCCGCCGCCACGCTGCTGGCCTTCTTCGTGGTGCATGTCCTGCTGGTGCTGGTCTCCGGCGTCGGCAACAACCTGCGCTCGATGATCACCGGGCGCTATGCCCTCCCTCCGGACCATATCCTGCCTCCGCAAAAGGAGACCCGCGATGACGCACCCCACTGA
- a CDS encoding response regulator transcription factor — protein MPCRILCVEDNPEIGKLLSERLAEAGHRCDWVTDGEAALAALEGATPGSAYDLVMLDLMLPGIDGLEVCRRLRRRDSRTPVLMVTAKAAIRDVVVGLELGADDYVTKPFHMPILMARVQALLRRGQRQAEGEDGIVETAPLVCGALVIDADQHRVTLGGQPVQLTGKEFALLSLFARHPGHGFTRGELLDRIWGEEFDGYDHTVNTHINRLRKKIEADPARPRYIQTVWGVGYRFLGPSPAGEDDEA, from the coding sequence ATGCCCTGCCGGATCCTCTGCGTCGAGGACAACCCCGAGATCGGCAAGCTGCTCAGCGAGCGCCTCGCCGAGGCCGGGCATCGCTGTGACTGGGTCACCGATGGCGAGGCGGCCCTGGCGGCCCTGGAGGGCGCGACGCCGGGCAGTGCCTATGACCTGGTGATGCTGGACCTGATGCTGCCGGGCATCGACGGCCTGGAGGTGTGTCGCCGGCTGCGGCGTCGCGACAGCCGGACGCCGGTGCTGATGGTGACGGCCAAGGCCGCGATCCGTGATGTGGTGGTCGGGCTCGAGCTCGGGGCCGACGACTACGTCACCAAGCCCTTCCACATGCCGATCCTGATGGCCAGGGTCCAGGCCCTGCTGCGCCGCGGGCAGCGCCAGGCGGAGGGAGAGGACGGTATCGTCGAGACGGCGCCGCTGGTCTGTGGGGCGCTGGTCATCGATGCCGACCAGCACCGGGTCACCCTCGGCGGGCAGCCGGTGCAGCTCACCGGCAAGGAGTTCGCGCTGCTCTCGCTGTTCGCCCGTCATCCCGGCCATGGCTTTACTCGCGGTGAGCTGCTCGACCGGATCTGGGGAGAGGAATTCGACGGCTATGACCATACCGTGAACACCCATATCAACCGACTGCGCAAGAAGATCGAGGCCGATCCGGCGCGGCCGCGCTACATCCAGACCGTCTGGGGCGTGGGCTATCGCTTCCTCGGCCCCTCCCCGGCCGGGGAGGATGACGAGGCATGA